The sequence CAGTGCTCCTCCAGTCTTCCCGCGGGTTTTCCAAAGGTTTCCTGACCAGCTCCCGACGGCCAAAACGCGATCCCTGAAAGTGCCAACCACCATCATCGTCTAAGTGGGCACCACTGAATGCATCTTGTTGCAATTTCAACTTGCGTGTTTTCTATAGCAACCTATAAGTTCATAGGGGCATCAGGGGAGAGGGTGTGTCAATCAGCGATTCTGAAAATACTAACCGCGCCATTGCCGATAGGTGGTGCGCGGCTCAGGGAACAGGCTGGCGAGTCGTTGACACAGCAGGGCGGGGAGGTACCGCTCCCGTTTTCGAGCTTGAGACTCCCATTGGACCACGAGCTCTCAAATTACTCGATCAAGGGTATTCCACTGGAGCGCTTCGCGAAGAAAGTATTCGCAGAATCACCATTCAAATTACCGAAATCGGAGTGCACGACTGCCCTTACCTAGTCAAAGTATTCGACGGTGGGGAGTTCGAAGATCGGCTGTTCCTACTCATGAACAGAGCGCCCGGGGGCGAGCTTACGAAAGTCTTGGACGTTATTCCCCGCGAGAAAATCGCGAATATTGTAGATCAAGTTGCTCGCGCATGTTTGTTTCTTCGGCATCGAGGACTTTGTCACAGGGATATAAAATCCGAAAATATATTCGTAACAGATGATTTTAATCAAGCAACTCTGCTGGATGTGTCGGTAGTGCGGAAGGTTTATGATCCGCTTGGCTTGGGCACAGACCACGGAAACAGTCTTCCCGTCGTGGCAACCTCTCGCTATACTCCTCCAGAGTATCTCTTTCGTCTTCTGGAGCCGAGTGAAGAACTGTGGCACGCAGTTGATGTATACCAGCTTGGCTGTTTGATCCATGACCTTGTCATGCGAGTACAAATATTTCACGACGAATACCAGCGAGCATCGGATAATCGGTACAGATTTGCCTGGATAGTTGCTACCAAAACGCCGACGATCTCTGCTTCGGATGTGGACACGGGTCTCATCCTACTCGGCCAGCGAGCAGTTGATAAAAACTGGCAGCGCCGCTCTGCTTTGCGTATCGAAGACTTTTTGCAGGAAGCAGATAGCCGGAGTCGGTTGGGATTGGAGGCGATTGGCTTACTCCCAAGAGAGAAAGCCAAGGAGGGCTTAGCAGCAGGGCCGCTAACCCTTCGCACAGTGCTGTCGCACCATGCGCAGGAGTTGAAGGAAGCGGTTCGAGAGTATCAAGTAGAGAAGGGAATAACGGCGACCCACGCTGCTTTTCCATTAGGCGACGATCTGCACTGGTGCGTTTCATTCGACTGGGCACTACCAGGTAACCAAGCAGGCATATTTGAGCGCGTCAAACTCAGTTATGAGCTTTACCTGGAACAATCACTGCAAGACCCCCAGATCGCAATGCGTGCTCGTTTGAATGCAGGTACCGAATCTGGGGAAAAGACGGTGACACTAGAGTTGCCCCCGGTGGCCATTGACGACGCTTCGTCGGGAACCCTTTTTTCGAATGCCATTGCTGCAATCAACGATCTCGCGAAGCAATTAATGAACAATCCAGCGGAAGGTAATTAATGTCACTGTGGTGGGCGAGTAAGGATCAGCTTGATGACCATCAGTTGAGCTTGATAGAGGATCTTCAGATTGAAGGGTCTTACCTTGTTCTTGGGCCACCTGGCTCCGGAAAAACGAACGTGTTGCTAAGGCGGGCGCAATTCATCCGATCTCAGAGTCTTCCAAACATTTTGGTCTTGACGTTTACACGACCGCTCACCGAGTTTCTGCGAACGGGTTGCTTTAATGCCAACGGCGACGAGATCTTCCCGCCTGGCCTAATTACTACATACGAAAGCTGGATTCGTGAGATTTATTACAAGAACAAAGTAGAGCTACCTCCTGAATCCGCAAACAACCTTGCTGTCCGCAAAGCACAATTGGCTAAGGGTGCCATCGAGATACTAAAGTCCGCCCCCATGCCCCGTTACGATGCCCTGTTCGTTGATGAGGCACAGGATTTGCTTCCAGAAGAAGTGGAGCTTATCAGAAGCCTCTCAGACCGTTTGTTTTTTGTGGGCGACGATCGGCAGCGGATTTATGGAAGCAAAAATGGTCTTGAATCTGTTCGTGCGCTAGCACCGCCGCCCGTAGAAAAAAAGCTCTCATTCCACTATCGGCTCGCGCCTGAAATCTGTTCGATGGCGGATCGCATCCTGAAGAACGTCGTAGGAGGCGACCTGGCCAGCTCGTCACATTACAAGGGTCCGAAGCCGGCGCGGATTGACATACATGCCCTTCAGGATCGCGCTGCTATCATCGATATAGCAGTTCGCAATCTGATCGCCCAAGCAAGGGTCTATAGCGGCTTGTTGCAACAAGGCGATCGCCTCGGGATAGTTGTGCCAAAGCGAGTCGACCGCGACTTGATTTTTCGTGCACTAGAGGGTCATCAAGATTTAAACGGCAGATCGCAAATTGTGAGAGCACGAACGGGAGACGCGAGCGACAATCATTCTACCGCATTGGATCCGGGTCGGCCCATTCTAATTATGACTGAGCAAGGTTGTAAGGGGCTGGAATTCAGGGCAGTGCATTGGCTATTCGTGGACGACAACACTCAATATCGAACAAATGAGCTTTATTACACCGTCGTAACAAGGGCAAAGACAAGTTTGGACATTTATCACTCCAGCTCACTGCCACCCACTCTTTCACGAGCATATGCTAAGCCTGGAAAGGACATTTGGTCATGAGCATCAATGATGTGTTCTTGATTTGGGCGAGCGACCAAGAACTTGCTGAGGTGTTGGCCGGCCGAGTCGCTGGAAATCCAATCCGCTGGTCACTGGCGAGTGGTCAGAGGGGTAGCGATGACACGGTCGGGGTTCTTGCGCGAATGCCCGACGGCGAGGTGGACCGTTTCCAGCCCATAGCATTGATCGTTCCCCAGGATCGGCAGAGGAGACTGTTCGGCAGATTTGCAACCCTGAGAGAAGAGCTAGCCCCGCTTTCGAGTTGGTGCCACATCCTGCCTGAAAATACATTTGATCTTGTTGACGACGTAACGCGTCACGCTTCTCTGGACGGCTTAGATGCGTCTTGGGCGGGGTTGGTCGTGGCGGAGGCTGCTTTAAGGTCGCGTCGCTCAGTCTCAAAGATAAAGATACCAGCGTGCTTTGCTACCTTTACCTACGCTGTCGCGAGAACTCACGCGCTCTGGCCGCGTGTTAGAATCGATGAGATTGTTGAAAAGTGTGATGTCGCTAATAGTTTGGTGAGAGCGTCTAACTTGGACCGAGCTGTTACCAAGGAGCTCATGCCGATATGGGCCACCCTTATGCAAGCGCCGCAAGGCTATGGGTACCCTGGGCGTGGACTTA is a genomic window of Sinorhizobium numidicum containing:
- a CDS encoding protein kinase domain-containing protein; this encodes MSISDSENTNRAIADRWCAAQGTGWRVVDTAGRGGTAPVFELETPIGPRALKLLDQGYSTGALREESIRRITIQITEIGVHDCPYLVKVFDGGEFEDRLFLLMNRAPGGELTKVLDVIPREKIANIVDQVARACLFLRHRGLCHRDIKSENIFVTDDFNQATLLDVSVVRKVYDPLGLGTDHGNSLPVVATSRYTPPEYLFRLLEPSEELWHAVDVYQLGCLIHDLVMRVQIFHDEYQRASDNRYRFAWIVATKTPTISASDVDTGLILLGQRAVDKNWQRRSALRIEDFLQEADSRSRLGLEAIGLLPREKAKEGLAAGPLTLRTVLSHHAQELKEAVREYQVEKGITATHAAFPLGDDLHWCVSFDWALPGNQAGIFERVKLSYELYLEQSLQDPQIAMRARLNAGTESGEKTVTLELPPVAIDDASSGTLFSNAIAAINDLAKQLMNNPAEGN
- a CDS encoding UvrD-helicase domain-containing protein codes for the protein MSLWWASKDQLDDHQLSLIEDLQIEGSYLVLGPPGSGKTNVLLRRAQFIRSQSLPNILVLTFTRPLTEFLRTGCFNANGDEIFPPGLITTYESWIREIYYKNKVELPPESANNLAVRKAQLAKGAIEILKSAPMPRYDALFVDEAQDLLPEEVELIRSLSDRLFFVGDDRQRIYGSKNGLESVRALAPPPVEKKLSFHYRLAPEICSMADRILKNVVGGDLASSSHYKGPKPARIDIHALQDRAAIIDIAVRNLIAQARVYSGLLQQGDRLGIVVPKRVDRDLIFRALEGHQDLNGRSQIVRARTGDASDNHSTALDPGRPILIMTEQGCKGLEFRAVHWLFVDDNTQYRTNELYYTVVTRAKTSLDIYHSSSLPPTLSRAYAKPGKDIWS